A single Bacillus sp. HMF5848 DNA region contains:
- a CDS encoding carbohydrate ABC transporter permease, with protein MRKFNKILGYLFLSVVALVSIFPFLWMIVSATNESVDVTKGRLLPGTAFIENFQKLLDTADIGTAFMNSAKISLATTVLSLLIASLAGYGFEIYRSKAKDMVFNFLLLSMMIPFAALMVPLFRMFGKISQVAPFIGIDTLSAVVLPTLTTAFLIFFFRQSTKMFPRDILEAGRIDGLTELGVFFRIYVPTMKTTYAAAAIITFMASWNNYLWPLVVLQSPENQTIPLLISNLGSSYAPDFGVIMTAIVIATLPAAIIFFIMQKHFVAGMMGSVK; from the coding sequence ATGCGTAAGTTTAATAAAATTCTAGGATACTTGTTTCTATCTGTAGTAGCACTTGTCTCGATATTTCCTTTTTTGTGGATGATTGTAAGTGCAACGAATGAGTCGGTTGATGTTACAAAAGGGCGACTTCTTCCGGGCACAGCCTTTATTGAAAACTTTCAAAAACTACTAGATACAGCCGATATTGGAACGGCATTCATGAATTCAGCAAAAATTTCCCTAGCTACTACTGTACTATCATTACTTATAGCGTCCCTTGCAGGATACGGGTTTGAGATTTACAGAAGTAAAGCAAAAGATATGGTATTCAACTTCTTACTATTATCTATGATGATCCCATTTGCGGCTTTAATGGTACCGTTGTTCAGAATGTTTGGGAAGATTAGTCAAGTAGCTCCTTTTATTGGTATTGACACACTTTCGGCGGTAGTTTTACCAACCTTAACGACTGCATTCCTTATTTTCTTCTTCCGTCAAAGCACGAAGATGTTTCCTAGAGACATATTAGAAGCAGGGAGAATAGATGGGCTAACAGAATTAGGTGTGTTTTTTAGAATTTATGTACCAACGATGAAAACAACATACGCAGCAGCGGCTATTATTACGTTTATGGCAAGCTGGAATAACTATTTATGGCCATTAGTGGTGTTACAGTCACCTGAAAACCAAACGATCCCATTGCTTATTTCTAATTTAGGTTCTAGTTATGCTCCAGACTTTGGTGTTATTATGACAGCAATCGTTATTGCAACCTTACCAGCAGCAATTATCTTCTTCATCATGCAAAAGCATTTCGTAGCCGGTATGATGGGGTCAGTGAAATAA